The genomic DNA GGTTCTTAGATGTTTTTACTTCTCTTTCTGATATGCTTGCTGGCGCTTTTGGTATTAAGGCTGACACTAAAAAGGAAGATATTGGAGCTTATTTCACTAAAATTGCAGAGACTATGACATCTGTTAAAAAGAAATTACAAGATGAAGTTGCAAAAAATGGAAATTACTTGAAACTTAAATCAGTCGTTGATACTTTTATCACAGGAACATTAGACAAGATCGCAGAAGGGGCTAAGACAGCAGCAACAGGAGCTATTGGTAGCGATGCTATTGGTAATGCTGTACACAATCAAGATGCTGTAGCAGCAGATGCTACAAGTGTCAACTCACTAGTTAAAGGAATTAAAGAAATTGTCGGGATAGTTTTAAAATCAAATGAGGGAAATGCAGGAGTTACTAAAACTGCCGAAGCTGAGAAAAAGTCAATTGGTAAATTGTTTGGGACTAAAGACGCTGATGGAACAGAAGCACATGCAGCAGCTGCTAGTGCTTCAATTGGTGCAGTAACTGGGGCTGACATATTACAAGCTATTGCTAGCTCTGCTGAGGCTGGTACTGGTGAGATTAAAGTTGAGACAGCAAAGAATGCTGCTGAGATTGCTGCTGCTAAGGCAGAAGCCGCTAAAGAGATTACAATAGAATCAGCAAAGAAAGATGCAGTTATTGCTGCGGGTATAGCACTGCGAGCAATGGCAAAGGGTGGTAAATTTGCTGCTAAACAAAATGAAGAGAAATCAGCTCATGCAGTTAATGGTGCAGCTGCTAGTGCTGTTGGTAAGACTTTAAGTACCCTTATTATTGCTATTAGGAATACTGTTGATAGTGGTTTAAAGACAATAAGTGCAGCTCTTGCTACAGTTACACAAGAAGATAAATCTGTAGAAGCTACTACACCCGCAGAAACAGCAACTAGTGGACAGTAACAATAAATAATTATTAATCAACATAACTAAATAAAGTCATTTGAGGAAAACTCTTCTTTTTATAAGAACTGTTTTCCTTTTACCTATATCTTGCCTCTTTGAATGATAGGGAGGCACGTGATAATGAAAAGAATTACTTTTTGTGCGTTATTAATGACTTTATTTTTACTTCTTAGCTGTGGTAGTGGTAGTACTAAGGCTGAGGATCCTCAGAGTAGATTCTTAAAGTCAGTTATTAGTTTAGGTAATGACTTCTTAAATGTTTTTACTTCCCTTTCTGATATGGTTGGAGGGGTTTTAGGGTTTAATACTAATACTAAAAAGTCTGATGTTGCAGCTTACTTTAAAACTGTTCATGACACTGTTTCATCTACTAAGACATCCCTTGAGAAAATTGTTGCTGATATGAAATCTGATAATAATCCTAATTCAGAGGCTACTGATACCGCTGTCAAAGCTCTAATTACTAATACTCTTGATAAAATAATTGATGGAGCTAAAACTGCTAGTGAGGCTATTGGTTCTGATGCTAGTGACTCGCTTGCTAATGTTGCTGCTGCCAATGCTGCTGGTGTTGCAGGGACTGGGGTTGATAAGTTAATAAATGGAATTAAAAGTATAGTAGATGTGGTTCTTAAAGATGTAGGAAATGCTGATGCTGGTGATAATAAAAAAGCTGAGGAGCTTAATGTAAGAAATAATGATGGAGCAGGTAAATTGTTTGATGGTAGTACTGGTGCTGCTGGAGATGATAAAAAAGCAGCTGCTGATGCTGCTAAAGCTGTTGGTGCTGTAACTGGCGCTGACATCTTGAAAGCCATGGTTAAAGATAATGGTGATGCTGCTAAACTAGCTAAAAATTCTGCCGCTATTGCTGGTGTTGCAGCTAATGCTAAAGATGGAACTATTGCAGGGGGTATAGCTTTAAGAGCCATGGCAAAGGATGGTAAATTTGCTAATGGTAACAATGCTAATGATGCAAAAAAAACAATAGAGGGAGCAGCAACAAGTGCAGTAACTAAGGCATTGGGTACTTTAACTATTGCAATAAGAAATACTATTGACGTGGGACTTAAAGAAGTTAAAGATGCTATGAAATTTAATTCTATTGATACTCCTGTAACTACTGATAGGCAATTTTCTGAAACTAAAGGTCAATAATTAGAATTAATAACAATATACATAACTAAATAAAGTCATTTTAGGAAAACTCTTCTTTTCATAAGAATTGTTTTCCTTTATCTATATCTAATAATTCAGGTTTAAATAGTATTGACAGCAATCATTCAACAACGGATTGATGGTAAGATTGCATTTGAGCTTTTTTATAAACTAAAGAAAATTGGCCTAACACTATATGTTAAAGATAGGGATAACGTTTTTGGTCATGGGAATGTGACTAAAACCTTTCTTAACCTTAGAGCAGGTATGAGTCATAAGTTAAGCTTGTACCAATTAAACCTATAAGTAATAAATTTACTAGAATTACAGTATTATGGATTATTCAAGTAAGTCAGCTATATCTGATATTTATAAGTACAAAGGAGATGGTAAGAGTGATGATGATTCATTAGATAGCATGTAAGCATCATATATGTTATTGACTTTGGATCCCCGTTTTCTTAAAGCCCATTTTACTAAGATAAGGTTCCTGTAATACTTAAGATATTATATAATAATTACATAAGGAGTTTTTTATGGGACTTGCTCAACCAGTAATTACACAGCAAATGGTTATAGCTGAACTTACTAAAGCCGGTATTAAGAGAGATATTGCTATTGATTTATCTTACAGGTACTATCGTAATGAACTGACTTATAAAGATATTGAATTCTTAAAAGAAAACTTTGATATAAAACTTGAAAAGGTTGAAGCTCTTTTACAAGCTGAAATTAAATCTGTCAAGACTGAACTTGATAACAAAATAGATACAGTTGAGAATAATCTTAACACTAAGATAGATACTAAATTCAATGAACTTGATAGCAAAATAGATACTAAATTTAATGAACTTGATAATAAGATTGACAACGTTAAAAGTGAGTTAAAATCTGATATTGCATCTGTGAGCAATGAGGTTTTTCTTGTTAGAAAAGATATGGAAATTAATAAAATTAAGTTTGATAGTACATCAAGATTACATAATTGGATGTTTGGTACCCTTATTACCCTTAATATAGGAATATTTTTAGCATTAATGTCATTATTAGTAAAGTAAATTTATTTAATTATCTTCCTTCTTTAAATGACTTTCTGTCAATTATTTTTTTACAAAAATTATTTAATTATTTGTTAGTAACAATCAATTTTATTTATTGTTGAATCACACACAGTATCTGTAAGGTTACAATATTTATGTTTTAGCTTTGTTATTTTGTTCAAAGCTTGTTAACTATCTTACCCTCCTGAGTTGAGTAAAAAATGAGGCACGTGATAATGAAAAGAATTACTTTAAGTGCATTATTAATGACTTTATTTTTACTTCTTGGTTGTGGGAGTGGCAGTACTAAGGCTGAGGATCCTCAGAGTAGATTCTTGAAATCTATTATTAGTTTAAGTAATGACTTCTTAAATGTTTTTACTTCCCTTTCTGATATGGTTGGAGGGGTTTTAGGGTTTAATACTAATACTAAAAAGTCTGATGTTGCAGCTTACTTTAAGAAAGTCCATGATGTTGTACAAGGCATTAAGGATAAGCTTAATAAAATTGTTGCTGACATGAAATCTGAGAATAATCCTAATTCAGAGGCTACTGATACCGCTGTCAAAGCTTTAATTACTAATACTCTTGATAAAATAATCCAAGGGGCTAAGACTGCTAGTGAAGCTATTGGTTCTGATAGTAATCCAATAGCTAATGTTGCTGACCAAAATGCAGGTGCTGCTGGTGAAGAAGCTTCAGTTAAGTCTCTTAGTGAAGGAATTGGAAAGATTGTAGGTGTAGTACTTAAAGAAGGAAATCCTGAGGCGGGGGATGATAAAAAGGCTAGTGATGGTTCTACTGCAAGAACCGCTGCTGCTGGGGATGGTGAAGCAGGTAAATTATTTGCTACTGCTAATGTTGGCACTGCTGAGAATGCAAAAAAATCAGCTGCTGATGCAGCAAAAGCTGTTGGAGCAGTAACTGGTGCTGATATCTTAAAAACTATGGTTAAAGAAAGTGGTGATGCTGCTAAGCTAGCTAAAGAAACAACTGGGAATGCTGGTGCTATCCCTAAAGATGCAACTATAGCAGGTGCTGTAGTTTTAAGGTCTATGGCTAAAGGTGGTAAATTTGCTGGTCCTAGTGATGCTGCTAGTGTTGATGCAAAGAAAGCAGTGGAGAATGCAGCAGTAAGTGCTGTTACTAAGGCGTTAAGTACATTAACTATTGCAATAAGAGATACTATTGACGTGGGACTTAAGGAAGTTAAAGATGCTATGAAATTTAATTCTACTGATACTCCTGTAACTACTGATAATCAGATCCCTGAAACAAAAGTTAATAATCAGAATTAATAACAATATACATAACTAAATAAAGTCATTTGAGGGAAACTTTTCTTTTCATGAGAATTGTTTTCCTTTTATCTATATCTTACCCCCTTGAGTAAAAAAGGAGGCACGTGATAATGAAAAGAATTACTTTAAGTGCGTTATTAATGACTTTATTTTTACTTCTTAGCTGTGGAAGTGGACAACAGGCTGCTGATGCTGGGAAGACTGGTTCAGAGAAAGGGACTGGAAGTTTAAGTGAAGTAATTGCAAGCTCAAGACAATTATTTTTGGATGCTTTTGTTTCTTTTGGAAATTTACTAAAAGAAGCATTTGGTCTTACTGCAGATACAACTAAAAAAGCAGTAGGAGAACGATTGGGTAAGGTTGGAGAAGCAGTGAAAATAGCTAAAGATAAGTTAGAAGAGCTAAAGGGAAATGAGCAGTTTAATTTAATAAAAGATAAAGCTGAAAGTACAATTAATAAGGCAATTGATACTTTAAGAAAGATAGTTGAAGGAGCAAGTAAAATTAAGGATGCTACTGGTAGTGCTAATGGTAAAGTTGGTGGTAATGTTGGTGATACTGAGGATGCAGCACCAGCAAATACAGCAAGCGTTAAGGGTCTTGTTGAAGGGATTAACTTAATTTATGAAGCAGCAAAGGAAGCTGATACTGAGCCAAAAGGAAATGCTAATAAGCAGATTGAGGATTCTAAAGAGATTGCAAAGTTATTTAAAGGCACTGGTGATGTTGGTGGTGATGCCAAGGCACTAAGTGGAGCCAGGAGAGCAGTAATTGCAGCTAGTGGTGCAGATATATTAGCAGCAATTGAAGCAGCTAAGGATACAAGTAAGCAAGCAGGTAATATTAGTGCAGCAACAAATGCTTATGACATTGCAGTTGCTACTAAAGATGATACAAATGCTCATGATGATATTAAAACAAATGCATCAGCAATAGCAGCAGGTTTAGCATTGAGAGCAATGGCAAAGGATGGTAAATTAGCAACTG from Borrelia parkeri includes the following:
- a CDS encoding variable large family protein — encoded protein: MMKRITFCALLMTLFLLLSCGSGSTKTEDPKTTFLTSIANLGKGFLDVFTSLSDMLAGAFGIKADTKKEDIGAYFTKIAETMTSVKKKLQDEVAKNGNYLKLKSVVDTFITGTLDKIAEGAKTAATGAIGSDAIGNAVHNQDAVAADATSVNSLVKGIKEIVGIVLKSNEGNAGVTKTAEAEKKSIGKLFGTKDADGTEAHAAAASASIGAVTGADILQAIASSAEAGTGEIKVETAKNAAEIAAAKAEAAKEITIESAKKDAVIAAGIALRAMAKGGKFAAKQNEEKSAHAVNGAAASAVGKTLSTLIIAIRNTVDSGLKTISAALATVTQEDKSVEATTPAETATSGQ
- a CDS encoding variable large family protein, whose amino-acid sequence is MKRITFCALLMTLFLLLSCGSGSTKAEDPQSRFLKSVISLGNDFLNVFTSLSDMVGGVLGFNTNTKKSDVAAYFKTVHDTVSSTKTSLEKIVADMKSDNNPNSEATDTAVKALITNTLDKIIDGAKTASEAIGSDASDSLANVAAANAAGVAGTGVDKLINGIKSIVDVVLKDVGNADAGDNKKAEELNVRNNDGAGKLFDGSTGAAGDDKKAAADAAKAVGAVTGADILKAMVKDNGDAAKLAKNSAAIAGVAANAKDGTIAGGIALRAMAKDGKFANGNNANDAKKTIEGAATSAVTKALGTLTIAIRNTIDVGLKEVKDAMKFNSIDTPVTTDRQFSETKGQ
- the bdr gene encoding Bdr family repetitive protein; translation: MGLAQPVITQQMVIAELTKAGIKRDIAIDLSYRYYRNELTYKDIEFLKENFDIKLEKVEALLQAEIKSVKTELDNKIDTVENNLNTKIDTKFNELDSKIDTKFNELDNKIDNVKSELKSDIASVSNEVFLVRKDMEINKIKFDSTSRLHNWMFGTLITLNIGIFLALMSLLVK
- a CDS encoding variable large family protein, which translates into the protein MRHVIMKRITLSALLMTLFLLLGCGSGSTKAEDPQSRFLKSIISLSNDFLNVFTSLSDMVGGVLGFNTNTKKSDVAAYFKKVHDVVQGIKDKLNKIVADMKSENNPNSEATDTAVKALITNTLDKIIQGAKTASEAIGSDSNPIANVADQNAGAAGEEASVKSLSEGIGKIVGVVLKEGNPEAGDDKKASDGSTARTAAAGDGEAGKLFATANVGTAENAKKSAADAAKAVGAVTGADILKTMVKESGDAAKLAKETTGNAGAIPKDATIAGAVVLRSMAKGGKFAGPSDAASVDAKKAVENAAVSAVTKALSTLTIAIRDTIDVGLKEVKDAMKFNSTDTPVTTDNQIPETKVNNQN
- a CDS encoding variable large family protein, encoding MKRITLSALLMTLFLLLSCGSGQQAADAGKTGSEKGTGSLSEVIASSRQLFLDAFVSFGNLLKEAFGLTADTTKKAVGERLGKVGEAVKIAKDKLEELKGNEQFNLIKDKAESTINKAIDTLRKIVEGASKIKDATGSANGKVGGNVGDTEDAAPANTASVKGLVEGINLIYEAAKEADTEPKGNANKQIEDSKEIAKLFKGTGDVGGDAKALSGARRAVIAASGADILAAIEAAKDTSKQAGNISAATNAYDIAVATKDDTNAHDDIKTNASAIAAGLALRAMAKDGKLATVATHAPGQAVNAVLIGVVGKTVNEIVSIVRRTVDKCLKDVDDCIKEDSSSVVKPTN